A window from Zingiber officinale cultivar Zhangliang chromosome 7A, Zo_v1.1, whole genome shotgun sequence encodes these proteins:
- the LOC121999621 gene encoding uncharacterized protein LOC121999621: protein MDKAWMKLPRYSPEYINGVEVFLNYAYTKGNPQGVEILCPCAKCHNAFWRTRAVVLDHLIGYGFEKGYDVWVRHGEGLINPMDLNGDMDDREDAIDDIDGLLYEQFRYVAQEENGGGEGPNEDAKKFYNLLEDAKQELYPGCKNFTKLSFSIRLYLLKCLYGWSNASFNALLVLLRESMPQLNIPDSLNKTRGMIRDLGLDYKKIDACPNDYMLYWKDHENDTSCHVCGAPRWIENVEGDRQLEENKKAYKISDKVLRHFPLIPRLQRLFLCSKAAGSLR from the coding sequence ATGGACAAGGCGTGGATGAAATTACCAAGATATAGCCCAGAATACATTAATGGTGTTGAAGTTTTTCTGAATTATGCGTACACAAAAGGAAACCCCCAAGGAGTAGAGATTTTGTGCCCTTGTGCTAAATGCCACAATGCATTTTGGAGGACAAGGGCAGTGGTGCTTGATCATTTAATTGGATACGGATTTGAAAAAGGATATGATGTTTGGGTTCGTCATGGTGAGGGGCTAATAAACCCGATGGATCTCAATGGTGATATGGATGATAGAGAGGATGCCATTGATGATATTGATGGACTATTGTATGAACAATTTAGATATGTGGCacaagaagaaaatggaggtggCGAAGGCCCTAATGAAGATGCTAAAAAGTTCTATAATCTACTTGAAGATGCAAAGCAAGAGTTGTACCCGGGTTGCAAAAACTTCACTAAATTGTCATTCAGTATTCGACTGTATTTGTTGAAGTGCCTTTATGGTTGGAGTAATGCATCTTTCAATGCTTTATTAGTGTTGTTGAGAgaatctatgcctcaattgaatATTCCCGATTCATTAAACAAAACTAGAGGCATGATAAGGGATTTGGGGCTTGATTATAAAAAGAttgatgcttgccctaatgactACATGCTATATTGGAAAGATCACGAGAATGACACCTCTTGCCATGTTTGTGGAGCTCCACGATGGATTGAGAATGTTGAAGGAGATCGCCAACTTGAGGAAAATAAGAAAGCTTACAAAATTTCCGATAAAGTTTTGAGACACTTCCCCTTGATTCCTAGGCTTCAAAGGTTATTTTTGTGTTCAAAGGCAGCTGGCTCATTAAGGTGA